Genomic segment of Halictus rubicundus isolate RS-2024b chromosome 16, iyHalRubi1_principal, whole genome shotgun sequence:
TCGATaggttaattataaaatattacgCAACCGCGCCTGTTCACCGAAGAACCGTAGTCGAGGAACGATAAATATTCTAATCAGAGGCAATGATGAACGCGCGTGAAGACCAGTAATCTTTTTTCAAGTGACAACTGTAAATGTCCAAGATCAATAAACCTGATCGTTGTGGAATTAAAACGACAGACGAGACTGAAATAACGGTGAGTTTTTCTTTCCGGTAATCAAAATTTCCCTGAGAGCCGCAAAGCACATTATTCAACAACATTCTTTgggtattttttatttttaaaaaatggctaaaaatttgggcagcacgtttttgttatttttatcaagtaatgtaaaattgtcattgttagtgctccgtgaacctagtgttaaaccgcTTTGATGGCTGTTTCGATGCCGCGTGACAAAAGCCATCCGAAGAAAATAGGAGCTTTGTGCATTGTGCAAGCTGCTCAAGGACGCCTCCAGAAACAATTCCCACCTGTGTATTACGGCGTGTCTCGTTAACAGTTATTTCAGTATCGCATGAGGCGACCGTTTCCGGGATCCAGACAAACAGTCTGTGGACGTTTGCACCGCGTGTTCGTCGTAATTGCGAATTTTCCATACATAACAACGGCGCGTTGACGAAGGAATGCGATAGATGAACGTTAATAGACCGAATTGGTTAGCTAACAGAGGATACGCGGGCGGTTCTCGTTATCTTTTAATACCGCTGGCCCTGTCGCGAACTATATTATCGAACGGCAAACGGTCGTGTGCACTCTACAATCCTTCCATTAACCCCTAGATTAGGCTATCGGGGAAACCGTCATTGATGTTTAATTACTTGTCAATCGAAGCAACGAGCGGCTATGTTTTTTCGTTTTCTAGCGTTTTGTTCTCGAATAGACAAGAATTGGCCCGTTGAACTTTAATTGCGCTGCTGCGAATAGTATAAATCGTTAATGAAACTAGCGATCGATTGAATTTAACTTGTAAATCGATTAAGTAAGACTATATTCCTTTGAATGCTACGTAACCCAGATTTTTGATGATCTTTAAACGATACCAGATGGCTGCGGACGCGCACTGTTGTTCCGTGTCAGGGACGTTGCGTCGGTTGCAAACAAGCCACGACTATGCGTTCCATTTACGCGTAATTGATTCGTTTGAACGATTTTTTTCAACTATCTCCAATTGATACAATTTCTCTCGCGTaaacatgttttcatatttACGCGTCGTAAGTTCTCCTATCGATCCCCCACGTAGCATGTGTCGATAATTAATTACCACTTCAGCCATCCGCGAACCAGGTGGGGTTGCATTAACCCCAACTGTTATTTTTAAATAAGCTAATAAGAAGATGgttttttctttaaatgaaCAGTTCATTTTCGAGAGATAAACCCTTGTTTTCAGTTCATTTTAATGTGCGTTTCGATCCAAatgatgtacagtgaattctcgatgtatgtcaacaacacgggtcttgccagcgacatatatcgtccaggagatatgcccagttatgtttacactcggtgtccgaggcccctcgagcttcggggcctcTCACGGAATATACctcgcagcagtggggataattccgcgacgtttatcacgcaggcgttggcgacatatatagagaaatcattgtatttgCAGGTGGTTAATGGCAGCAAATAATGAATTTTATTCACCTGGTCCGCGGGGGGTTAAAAGAGGGTACCACGTCTCTCGGTGTTGGTGGCTAACAAATAACTATACCGTGGCGTTTTCAAGCACTCGATAAAAGCAAGGCGTACGACCTTCTATTGATAAGAGTGATATCATTGGTTTATCTGTAGTAAACACGCATACGTGCAGGTACGCACTATATTCGCATCAAAACAATCGATTGTCAATCCCCGTGGGTGCATCTGCGTAGATTTGCGTACGTGCCGACCGAGACGCGATACGCCTTTGTTATTAGCGTTCAACTGTTGTGTCATTAATACCGGGTGGTCCAATAACAtcgaccaccttgaatatttttgtaacaatacgagaaagaacaaaaacgttgGACAATCGGATCGACGTAAACAGGAAAAGAATGGAGCTCGTGAGTTTACAGTATCGAGCTCTTCAATAAAGATAACAATTACACGGAAGCTCTAAGATGATAACTTGAGTAGCACGAACGAAAAAAATAGTTTGTGTACTATAAATAGCCATCAAAACATTATGCTTTTATCTCGGACCAGAAAAACTGATCAGTCTGACGATTACTATTTAATATCCATCAAGCAAGAACATAATGaacatacgtacatacatatatatataaataacgatGTATACACGTGGACATTGATTTCTCTGCTCGACAATTTCTGCTTTAAGAATAGAACCTCCGATCGATCAAGAGACTATTAAATTAAGTACCGCCTATCTTTAACGCGTTACCTTCACGgtgcaaaaattaaaatatggaaGGTATAGTCACCGTTCGATTTGCAATACCTGAAAACAACCGCGACCAGAAGCAAAGACATTAATCAATAACGGAAGCTTGTCTTACTACTAGACTTTGAATGTTCACTAAGTAACCGAGCCTAGAATGCatcaattaatttttctgttaaACATTAAACGGTTTACGATGCTGAATTGTGGACAGCCATGACATGAACATGTGGACAGTGATTCATATGTTTACTTGTTTTTATGACATAGACATTGAACAGTGCGATTGTCTCTAATCGTACATGCAGTCACTTCGAAAAGATCAAGGTTTAACCTTCGATTATTCACGAGGATAGCATGATTCTGGGGCAATGGTGTGCTTCAAAATTCTTCTTCAAGATTCTAGTAATTTTACATTCGAACTCATTTCctcttcaaaataaaaaaaaagcaatatgtacagtgactcccactaatattcggacgctcttaaaaatcgcataaatttgtcaatattggactatactacttgaatttctttgagaagttggaacaattggatcgctacataacgtgaaaaaaatgtttgattaaaattgcatttggtcgaaattgaaaagaatgtactaaaagttgtattttgcaacttttttgtgcggacttatattaaaaattttaaaagtacgttttgtatatCTGTATCgattatacgtattctgaatatttcatctaaatcggccaacgttgcaatgatctacaaacgtttaacgtttatgcgatcattttgaaacatgcaacgttgaccgattttgatgaaattctcagaatatgtatgattcatacagatctacaaatcgtaatttctaaattttcaatgtaagtccacataaaaaagttgcaaaatacaacttttagtatattCCCTGCAATTTCGACGAGTtgcaaattttgtaaaaatttttgttcactTTATGCGGCAACCGATTGCGCTAACTTCTTAaaagaaaatccaagtcgtgtggcccaatattaacaaaaatatacgatttttaaaagcgtccgaatattagtgggagtcactgtttATATCTAAGACCacaattttcttcgttttgctTCGACACGCGGATAAAGGAAAGTTCAGTAGATAAGGATTACGGAAACAGACACCGCGTCCGCACGCATCGCATAATTTCTACTTTCTATCGTGGAAATCTCGCCCGGCAGGTACCGGACGCAGAAAACAATGGGGGAAAAGCGAACGGCGGTTAATTTCGCGATCAAATAAACTGTGCAACGGCGAACGTTGGCTGCAACCTCCGAGGAGTCAATTTTGGAATGCTTCGGAAAAACATCCCTTCCAAAACCGTCGGATTTGTCATCGCCGCGGAAAGAGATGGCGAGAGAAAGACGAAAAACAGACGGCGCACGGCGTATGTGCGTCTCATTCATGCGTGTATCACGACGGGCTGGACGAATGTGCGAGCGTTGGTATAGGAGAAAAACAGCGGTTGCACGTGGCCCGTGAATGCTCGTATATACCTGCTCACGTTCTGTTTCTTCGATCCCCTCTATCGTAGCCCGTTTCCAGCTGGCGTGACTAACGCGGCAGCCTCTCTGGGAAAGCTCGCGAGGGTATAAAAGTCGAGGAGGAGCGCAGCGCTCAGCCAGTGCGTTTCAGGCGTACGTCCGAGAATCGTTTTCGCGTGCCTCACGAGTGCAATAACAAAAACTTTTAAAACTTCCAAACCGCTCGAGCTTATCGCGACCGGAACACTCCTAGATCTAGAATCGCGCAAGTAACGGTGTCCGTCGAACGAAATCGGCTCGAGATTGTGATCGCGTCTCCGTTAGAAACGATCCACGGGGAAGAGGAGCTAGCTGTAAAAAATAGCGGAAGCGAAGAGTCGTTCTACTATGCCTGCGAAGTTGGAATCCCTGGCTCCGATCGCTCACAACACACCTTGTACTCCTTGCAGAGGGTACGCATCTGATGATTTTTACCGCGTCCTCGATCAATCGTGTCGCGATCGATCGTATTCATGCGTTCACCGAGACTTCTCGTTGCTACGATATGTCATTCGGTGACTCTTCGTGAATCATTTCATTGTTCCCTGTCTGATTTCGTCGAGTGAATTAGACTTGGAAATTAATTAACGATGACAAAAGGTTCCCCCGTTATCTAGGAAAAATCGTCTTGATGATTCAGTGTGGATCGTAGAGAATAGTTGTTGCATCTCTGTATTATCTTGCGAGATAGATAGCGGGTAATGTAGTTCCATAAATAACGTCGTTCCCGGAAACTGTTCTATCTTTAACGAGTCCGTGATTCCTTTGTTCTTTGATTCGATTTGCTTCGAGTTCTTCTTGCTGCTCCACTGTATCTCCAAACGAATTCTTTTGTAATTGCATGAAATCGTATCGGGGTGAACGAAGCAACAGCTGATTGGCACAACGACCGTGGCGTAACGAACACGAGCTCCAGTTAATAGCCGGTTTCCGCTTGTCATACTTGAAAATTTTAAACGCACCGATCAGTCTACTGCTTTCGCAACAGCTATACTTCAAATAGAGCAGATGTGGATTTTCCTGCCATTTCGAAAGCCTGAAAATTGATTCAAATTAGATAGTTCCAAAAATTGAAGCATATAGGTTTTTGCAGAGCAAGAAAAAGACTTATACACTTAACGAAACACGAAATTGCGGGGAAAAAATACACTTTTTAAAAAACGCGAGAAATCTATTACACAACCCATTCGCCACGGAACCGCAAATCCCACGCGTTCCCGTTCTTCTAAAAAAAGAACCAGCTGGGTCACCTAGGTCTCATCAAAGGGTCTTCTCGAATTTCAGGGAGGAGAAGATGAACAAGCTGTGCAGACAGGTGTCGATCGAGAGTCCGAACGCGGCTGGCCGCGATTGGGTGTTCAGTTTCGACGTTCCTGTTCCGGATGTGCCATCGCAGGGTGCCAGGATCCGGGTGATGTGCGCAGGTGCTTGCTACCATCCGCGTCGTTCGCCCAGCCTGGGTAGCCTGACCTCCGTCTCCAGCAGTAGCAGTTTGGCCACGGAGGTCTCGGTCGAAGGGGACTTTCCCATGACCTTGCCGCACCACGGAGTCCGGGACGCGGCTCTGTTCCCCGGCTACGAGGTCGCAGGTGTGATCGAGTCGCTGGGCGCCAACGTGCCCGCGGACTGTGAGTTCGTGGTCGGAGACCGAGTGATCCTCTACCCTTACGAGGGTTTACCGAACGGGTACGTCGAGTACCTCGTGGTCCACGACCTCAAGTACCTCATCAAGATTCCCGATAACGTGAGCCTGAGCGTAGCGGCCATGTTACCCGCCGGCGCTCTATTAGCCATGAACACCGTCTTCGCCGCCCACGGACATGTCCAGGCGTTGCTGAAGGAGAGAGGCGAGAACAGCGTCTGCAAGATCCTGATCGTTGGCACCGGCGGCCTGGCTCTCTGGGCCCTCAGGATCGCCGCGTACTACTTCAGCAACATGAAAGACAGAGTCATCATCACCATCGCCTCGTTGAAGGACGATGGACTGACCATGGCTCAGGAGTTCCAACGGTGAGTTGCTTTGGGGGGTTGCCGAGTGTCGATGTTCCGTAGCTGCAGGCCGATTAGTGTTTGCGAATAGTGCTGAAAAGCGACGGTACTCTGGATTATTTATTGTAGAATCCTTCGCTTATCGGTGAAACAGCGTTTGGAAAACGGGAGAGTTTCGTAGACAATTTGAAGAAAAATCAAATCTTTTGATTGCGGGGAGAGGGAATATTCTTTCGTCGCTTTGGTAGATTGTTTTTCAATTATTCGTAATACGTATGCAGAAACTACTGGACGTCGTTTGTAGTTTAAACTGTATCTCGACCTATCTACGAGTTCTGTCGCTTTTCGTAGAGTGTGCATGTTGCGTGCTCAACTATGAGTAACGAGGTTCACTCGTTGATCTTTGAATTGAAATTAACATTCCGTGTCCGAGATATCTTTGTCATCGATCACGCTTTCGTAATTCCGAGGAATCGGCTGTATCGCTAAATGAATGATAACGTTGTCGTGTCAATTTGAGTACTTGACACATCTTGACCACGATAAATGTTACGTAAAGATTTATCAATCTAATCTTCCCCGCGGAGTTTGTTTGTTTACGCGACATGCTCGGTGCACTTAAATATCGCTTAATTTCATCGAAATGGTAGTAGTGCTTGTGTGTCGcgttgaccctttgcactcgaagccattttaaccccaaaacgaaacatttctcccgaccttgaatatttcccttctatatatattttttcatgctatacatacgaaaatggtgcaatttactcgtacagtactgaaatgtttagtaatttattaaatacaaacaaagataatgtaaaaaatatttagaataatgatacaggaatttttagtggcgccttgcagtcgtcATTCGAGTCCTAAGGGTTAATCTGTTTTCTGTCGTGTTCTAATTTTTATAGTATGCACCTTCACATTTTAAGTTGCACCAGCTTCCAGCACTTGATTAATTTATTGAGAAAAGATAGCACTTGCATGTAGGCGGCAGTGGTTTCGCCGATAAACGAATGAGACAAATGTCTCTGGCCTGTAATTCGAAGGGACCCGGCTACacattacagaaataaattgaatattattttaataaatctttAAAGGCAAGTTATATAAACGGGGCCCCAATTTAAATTTTCTCTAGGGCCCGGCTACACATTACAGATATAAATCGaacattattttaataaatctttAAAGGCAAGTTATATAAACGGGGCCCCAATTTAAATTTTCTCTAGGGCCCGGCTACACATTACAGAAATAAATCGaacattattttaataaatctttAAAGGCAAGTTATATAAACGGGGCCTCAATTTAAATTTTCTCCAGGGCCCGCTAGAGGCTTAACCCGGCACTGGTAGTCGGCCGATGGTCATTTTCTAATTAGAGTCGAAGACGAAGAAGTTCTCGTCAGTTTAAACGGATACAAAACAATTAGGACTTACGTTCTAGACAAATATTATGTCGTAACGAGCAGATGACTATCTTTAGAAAGCAGTGTTGAAACGCAAGGTCGTATTAAGGTTTTCGAAGGCCTCAGGGACGGACGGATTTTGTTTTATTGGGCCCTAATTAATCGAACACGCTTCAGAAAATGTCACAATGCACGGCACCAAGTAGTTTAGTTCGAATGCCCAATCTGTCAGCGTCCACTGATCAGGTCATTCGAGTTATTCACCAATAGTCTTCTCTTTGGCTACAGAGTGAACGTGGTGCAGTGGAGCGAGGATTTGTACGAGAAACAGCTgatcgagcgaacgatggacgcgTGCGGGGGCCACGTCGACGTGGTGATCGATTTCGGCACGACCTCCCGCAGTCTGCACCGCAGCATGCAATGTCTGAGCAAGGGTGGCGTGGTGTTCGTGATCAAGGACGTCGCCGATCGGTTGTTGCCGAAATTTAGCAGACGCGCCGACGAATGGGAGCTGAGCATCAAATCGGTGGAACCGGGCACCCTCGAACAGCTTCAGGAACTGGTGAAGCTCGTGGCTTCCGGCGAGATCGAGCCGCCGCCTCACACGGTCTATCCGGCCGAGGATGTCCTCGACGTTGTCCTGAAGCTGTGCCACTCGGAGATCCAGGGTCGCGCGATTTTACGCTTCTACCCGGCCGATTAAGGGGGCTCAGCCCCGAAGGGTAAGATTGTGCGCCTTGCAGATCGGCGCGAGACTTTGGAACACGAGAAACGAGATCGGCAAAACAGATAGACCGGGTCATTTAGACGATCCGTGAGGGAGATTTCAGATTTTACGAACGATAGCCGTCTCGCGATGTTTCTTACCGGTGCAGGGAGCGATGCCTCGATCATTCTCCCAGCCAGTGGATCATCGACGAGCGGACGCGATGGATCGTTTGATTTAAGTATCCGGGGGAACGTAGTGGATCGCCGATGACGAGAGTTTCGTAGAAGAGTGTTAATGCACGACACAACGATTGTTTCCGAATCGTTTTGAGGATCGCTGATTGCGCGGACGACGACTGCTCGCCGGCTCCTTCGTTTTCGCAGGCAAACATTCGAGAGAACCGAGAGAGGGGAGTCACGGAGCGGAGCGTCTCCAGCGATCTCGTGAGATCGTATTATTGTAGTTTAGTAAGAAGTATTGAGCGGGGGGAATGATGTTGTCGTCTGAAAATCTCGTAGAGTTTTTAGTTTTTGATGCTGGGTTGGATAACAGTTTTCCTGCGATCACGAGATAATTCGACGAGCTCACCTTCTTCTTGGTAACACCTGCTATACACCCACGAGATCATACGTGAAATAATTCTGCCTAGATTTCGCGTGAATTGTCCGATCGTTGAACAGAACTATTTGATAATGCGAGGAAGAAATAGGAGACGGTTGAATTGGGATGTTAAATATTCGACGTCAATTGTACTCTAGTTATTGTTACTGTTCAGCGTTTCCATGAAACGGGAACGACGGCGGCCTGGAACAACCTGTAATCAGACCGCGTTCAAACGAACGTGTAGATTGTATATTCGAATTCTGTGTAAACCAAAGGAAGACGAGACTATCTTTTCCCAGGATTTTATGGGAGCAAACATCATATCCACGATTTTCTCAAACCAAGCTGCGAGTAACGCTGGTTCATTCAGGCTTACTCGCGGCTAGTTTTTTGATAGTCTTCATTTCCGGTTCGCTCGCAATTTAATAGTTATATAAGGGACTATTCCTTGCTTCGCGTAATCGAGACAAACTTCGCGCTAAGTCTACATACTTACGGCGGAGGGCATTTTATGAATGATCGTTAGATAACAGTATTCCTTCGACACCGTTGCGCTAGTTAATGATAAGTTAATCGAACGTTCGCGTGCTATACTTGTAAGTGCGAGTTAATTGATTGCATCTGATCGGTGTTGTTAAGTCGCTGTACCTCGAAAGACtgttttctttatttaagcGTAACCTATCCCTTTTTTTAGTTTCTATTCGCAACTCCTCGATCGTAATCCTAAGCGATAATTCAGTGGTATAGATACACGTCACCATCGTTATATTATCGACTGTTGATCGTGACAGTGATTGTATTATATTACGGTGATAATACAACAGATATGTTTTTTATTAAAAGTAGAAATACCGTCGTTGTGTATTTCATTGTAAGTCCCTTACAACATCCTTCGCACTTCGGATCTTCCATTCTCGGTAATTGGACCAAATACGCGATCGATGGAGTCAATTGGAAGTACTGATGATTGGCCAAGAACAATGTTAATCGATCAGGCTTCAAGCCAAATATAGGACAGACTGTTGTAGCATCTCatgaaaaattcggtttttgcTAAAGTCGCATGTCCACCAGGGAGGATTTGACCTAAATTTAGTTTCATATACAAGGCGTTCGAAAAATGTAGAACCATACGTGTTTATTGCAGAGTATCGAGTCctttaaagaaaaaattaaatcatAATATTAAAATCatccaatattttatttacatgcttataaatttatttaacttccatagatattacaaaattgattaaaaagagTATTTAAAGAGTAATAATgacatttcaattttaatttaccgTTGCAAgtacatttataataaaatattcttatattatCACAGAAGTAATACATTCCCTAAATGGATagatatattatacatacatatattgcttgacagaatgtttgcaattttcagATATAAATTATTATGTATATTTAAGTATAAAGACTGTAAGCGGTAGCGAGACATGATAAGCGAGACATGATAAGCGAGACATTGCaatacatttttgtaaaaaagaaatgaagaaaacgtttttacatttaaattaaaacaattcCGTATATAAATATTCAACATTTGATAGACGTTTAGAATATTACCACTTCGTCAGAATAAGAACTTGTTAAGAGACATTGACCTGATTGCAGGCACTAATAGTACCAGGCACTAATACATGAATAGGCATCGaagatttcatttttttcttgtaGGCGGATCACACAAATAATTTTTAGGTACGTATCCTTTGTTACCATAACGATCTTCCATAAGCCACCATTCGTCATTCCCCTTCTCGTCATGAGGTCTAACAAGCCTCAAAGCTTGCCCCTTGGTAATAGACAGCGTTCCAGGAATAGTTGCAGAAAAATCGT
This window contains:
- the Drat gene encoding death resistor Adh domain containing target isoform X1 encodes the protein MPAKLESLAPIAHNTPCTPCRGEEKMNKLCRQVSIESPNAAGRDWVFSFDVPVPDVPSQGARIRVMCAGACYHPRRSPSLGSLTSVSSSSSLATEVSVEGDFPMTLPHHGVRDAALFPGYEVAGVIESLGANVPADCEFVVGDRVILYPYEGLPNGYVEYLVVHDLKYLIKIPDNVSLSVAAMLPAGALLAMNTVFAAHGHVQALLKERGENSVCKILIVGTGGLALWALRIAAYYFSNMKDRVIITIASLKDDGLTMAQEFQRVNVVQWSEDLYEKQLIERTMDACGGHVDVVIDFGTTSRSLHRSMQCLSKGGVVFVIKDVADRLLPKFSRRADEWELSIKSVEPGTLEQLQELVKLVASGEIEPPPHTVYPAEDVLDVVLKLCHSEIQGRAILRFYPAD
- the Drat gene encoding death resistor Adh domain containing target isoform X2; protein product: MNKLCRQVSIESPNAAGRDWVFSFDVPVPDVPSQGARIRVMCAGACYHPRRSPSLGSLTSVSSSSSLATEVSVEGDFPMTLPHHGVRDAALFPGYEVAGVIESLGANVPADCEFVVGDRVILYPYEGLPNGYVEYLVVHDLKYLIKIPDNVSLSVAAMLPAGALLAMNTVFAAHGHVQALLKERGENSVCKILIVGTGGLALWALRIAAYYFSNMKDRVIITIASLKDDGLTMAQEFQRVNVVQWSEDLYEKQLIERTMDACGGHVDVVIDFGTTSRSLHRSMQCLSKGGVVFVIKDVADRLLPKFSRRADEWELSIKSVEPGTLEQLQELVKLVASGEIEPPPHTVYPAEDVLDVVLKLCHSEIQGRAILRFYPAD